A genome region from Populus alba chromosome 3, ASM523922v2, whole genome shotgun sequence includes the following:
- the LOC118054343 gene encoding UPF0481 protein At3g47200-like, whose amino-acid sequence MEDVQPVQACMEDVQPVQACMEYEQPVQGCMEYEQPMEYVPLQAIGEQKNMHPQQFPKQSKKIMDQSHEVSLDINELANSLTEWLKIEKAPSPECCIYRVPERSRKLHRKAFTPRVVSIGPFHHGKENLKAMEDQKKTYLQQFLEEYKLSVENLFNIIKENETKLRDCYAEAIDLTSNEFATMIVLDAVFIIMVLLKLKYRRLVFRNGRSDRIFYRPFMLHNVVFDMLLLENQLPFFILEKLFELSSVAANPDNCTLIELTFGLLKVSWSGWVKEDSWKTINCCGFLRCQWAGWVKEDSWKAIDISGVLHFVDFLRKCQQPPALCPRPEETAFSRAPTATELHQYGVKFRNPERSLLFGIRFRKGILEIPQLQIDEGTESLLRNLLAFEEYHHRIEDTFVNDYISFIGCLVRAPNDVEVLSRKWKSKNMLNSYEVVSNLLDSHDHDNIVVTTNSFLWGVCEDLNLHCRRRRDSKLMALKAALKQMFVNNP is encoded by the exons ATGGAAGATGTACAACCTGTACAAGCTTGTATGGAAGATGTACAACCTGTACAAGCTTGTATGGAATATGAACAACCTGTACAAGGTTGTATGGAATATGAACAACCTATGGAATATGTACCTCTACAAGCTATtggagaacaaaaaaatatgcacCCGCAACAATTTCCTAAACAGAGCAAG AAGATAATGGATCAGAGCCATGAAGTTTCACTTGATATCAATGAGTTGGCCAATTCTTTGACGGAGTGGTTGAAGATCGAGAAGGCTCCCTCCCCGGAATGCTGCATCTATAGAGTCCCCGAACGATCGCGGAAGTTACATAGAAAGGCATTTACACCTCGAGTAGTCTCAATAGGCCCTTTTCACCATGGTAAGGAAAATCTAAAAGCTATGGAAGACCAAAAGAAAACGTACCTGCAGCAGTTTCTTGAAGAGTACAAGTTAAGTGTGGAGAATTTATTTAACATTATCAAGGAGAATGAAACGAAATTACGTGATTGTTATGCAGAGGCCATTGATCTTACTAGCAATGAATTCGCAACAATGATCGTACTGGATGCTGTCTTTATTATTATGGTCTTACTGAAGTTGAAGTACAGGAGATTGGTTTTTAGAAATGGACGTAGTGATCGGATTTTCTATCGTCCATTTATGCTACATAACGTAGTGTTCGATATGCTATTGCTTGAAAATCAGCTTCCATTCTTCATCCTCGAGAAGTTGTTTGAGCTATCCAGCGTAGCTGCCAATCCTGATAATTGTACCCTTATTGAGCTTACTTTTGGGTTATTAAAAGTATCATGGTCTGGCTGGGTAAAAGAGGACAGTTGGAAAACAATCAATTGCTGTGGTTTTCTAAGATGTCAATGGGCTGGCTGGGTAAAAGAGGACAGTTGGAAAGCAATCGATATCTCTGGAGTCCTGCATTTCGTTGACTTCCTAAGAAAGTGTCAGCAGCCACCGGCGTTGTGCCCTCGTCCCGAAGAAACAGCCTTTTCAAGAGCACCCACTGCAACAGAGCTCCATCAATATGGAGTGAAATTTAGGAATCCAGAAAGAAGCTTACTGTTTGGCATAAGATTCAGGAAAGGGATTCTAGAAATTCCACAACTGCAGATAGATGAAGGCACGGAAAGCTTATTGAGAAATCTTCTGGCCTTTGAGGAATACCATCATAGGATTGAGGATACTTTCGTAAATGACTATATTAGTTTCATCGGCTGCCTCGTCAGGGCCCCTAATGATGTGGAAGTACTTTCTCGTAAATGGAAGTCGAAAAATATGCTAAACAGTTATGAAGTAGTGTCGAATCTTCTTGACAGTCATGACCACGACAATATTGTTGTCACTACAAATAGTTTTCTTTGGGGTGTCTGCGAAGATCTGAATTTACATTGCAGAAGGCGTAGGGATAGTAAGTTAATGGCCTTGAAGGCAGCTTTGAAACAGATGTTTGTCAATAATCCATAG